A single Penaeus chinensis breed Huanghai No. 1 chromosome 7, ASM1920278v2, whole genome shotgun sequence DNA region contains:
- the LOC125027553 gene encoding macrophage mannose receptor 1-like, producing MLRLSLLLATTLTLVLCRSLPSNRDEDLVCPDGWTLLESSCFLVTESSGNWFEGQDFCKSLEASLATVSSASLQTALSGMLKGNTWIGLTDLKNDHSYSWADGTPFEFSSWAEDEPSNSGTFWVFGEREDCVEMRQEFQYLWNDAHCDDVKLFTCSRPADPAPTTTTTTTTTTTTTTPAPACEEGWEIHELSCYLVSEAVASWEGAKGNCSGLGGVLASITSEDEQAFVSGLLTRSAWIGLSDQEIEGEYIWEDGSPYNYRSWEEGEPNNYYYYITLGVGEDCVEMKKDYDYRWNDELCPAEKAFVCERPAE from the exons ATGTTGCGACTCTCGCTGCTTCTGGCCACGACGCTCACG TTGGTGCTGTGCCGGAGTCTTCCCAGTAACCGGGATGAGGACCTGGTCTGTCCCGACGGATGGACGCTGCTGGAGTCCTCGTGCTTCCTGGTGACAGAATCGTCAGGCAACTGGTTCGAAGGGCAAGACTTCTGCAAGAGCTTGGAGGCCTCGCTAGCCACTGTGTCCAGTGCTTCTCTACAAACAGCACTCTCGG GCATGCTGAAAGGAAACACCTGGATTGGTCTCACTGATCTCAAGAATGACCACAGTTATTCATGGGCTGATGGAACTCCCTTCGAGTTTTCCAG CTGGGCAGAAGATGAACCCAGTAACTCGGGAACCTTCTGGGTATTTGGCGAGAGAGAAGACTGCGTTGAGATGCGACAAGAATTCCAGTATCTCTGGAATGACGCTCACTGTGATGACGTCAAGCT ATTCACGTGCAGTCGTCCAGCTGACCCAGcgcccaccaccacaaccaccaccacaaccacaacaactacCACCACTCCAGCACCCGCCtgtgaggaaggatgggagattCACGAGCTGTCTTGCTACCTAGTGAGTGAAGCTGTCGCCTCGTGGGAGGGCGCCAAAGGCAACTGCAGTGGTCTCGGGGGCGTGCTGGCTTCCATCACCAGCGAGGACGAGCAGGCCTTCGTGAGCG GTCTGTTGACTCGCAGTGCCTGGATTGGTCTCAGCGATCAGGAAATCGAAGGAGAGTATATCTGGGAGGACGGCAGTCCTTATAACTATAGAAG CTGGGAGGAAGGGGAGcccaacaactactactattacattaCCCTCGGCGTGGGCGAGGACTGCGTCGAAATGAAAAAGGACTACGACTACCGCTGGAACGACGAACTCTGTCCAGCTGAAAAGGC GTTTGTTTGCGAGCGACCTGCCGAGTAA
- the LOC125026782 gene encoding uncharacterized protein LOC125026782 encodes MQIHVPSLDPVCADAPNQYVCANCKTLVNCINGKAFPSVCGSGDFCYGDHASFGSSVCYPGLPQSCVCDEKEVFYQDAYDRGSFFLCDKYGETHLHHCPDGQVFDEREVQCKSVSGLPACVTPGVFAVLEDCSRYYACIVTEEGWLQHAFTCPQTHGPSMYNEETGRCEDPCNWQLPEFVCKDEGRFADPMDCRKFFVCTLDAETGDFRQLSRQCPEGYEWEQIVRDGTGRCVPMSSEECESRYVTQCHIPQNLCA; translated from the coding sequence ATGCAGATCCACGTGCCTTCCCTGGACCCCGTCTGCGCCGACGCCCCCAACCAGTACGTGTGTGCCAACTGTAAAACGCTGGTTAACTGTATCAACGGCAAGGCGTTTCCCTCGGTGTGCGGAAGCGGCGACTTCTGTTATGGCGACCACGCATCCTTCGGCAGCAGCGTCTGTTATCCTGGGCTCCCACAGTCCTGCGTGTGTGACGAGAAGGAAGTGTTCTACCAGGACGCTTACGACAGGGGGTCGTTTTTCCTTTGTGATAAATACGGGGAAACGCACCTCCATCACTGCCCGGACGGACAGGTGTTCGACGAGCGGGAGGTGCAGTGCAAGAGCGTGTCGGGACTCCCTGCTTGCGTGACTCCGGGGGTGTTTGCTGTGCTTGAGGACTGCAGCAGGTACTATGCCTGCATCGTCACTGAAGAGGGGTGGCTCCAGCATGCATTCACTTGCCCCCAAACCCATGGTCCTTCCATGTACAACGAGGAAACGGGTCGGTGCGAGGACCCTTGCAACTGGCAACTCCCCGAATTCGTTTGCAAGGATGAAGGAAGATTCGCAGACCCGATGGACTGTCGGAAATTCTTCGTTTGCACGTTGGACGCAGAAACAGGTGATTTCCGACAGTTGTCCCGACAGTGTCCCGAAGGCTACGAGTGGGAGCAAATCGTGAGGGATGGCACGGGTCGGTGCGTTCCCATGAGCTCGGAGGAGTGCGAGTCTCGTTACGTCACGCAGTGTCACATACCTCAGAATCTTTGCGCGTAA
- the LOC125027516 gene encoding macrophage mannose receptor 1-like, which yields MFRLSFLLATTLSLALCRGLPSKRIEEFVCPEGGWTLVETSCFLVSNASGNWFEGQSFCKGFEASLASVSSDVQQEALTGLLTGDTWIGLSDLQGEHTYSWDDGCPLEYSRWAKGEPSNSGSFWVFGDSEDCVEMRQEVGYLWNDAHCEDSKLFMCSRPADPAPTTTTTTTTTTTTTTTTTPAPACEEGWEIYGLSCYRVSENTASWTEAKDSCIGLGGVLASISSEDEQTFVSGLLTRSAWIGLSDRNTENEFAWEDESQSNYTSWKEGEPNNHLAFLTFGVGEDCVEMKQEYSFLWNDENCSANRAFVCERPAE from the exons ATGTTTCGACTCTCGTTTCTGCTGGCCACGACGCTCTCG TTGGCGCTGTGTCGGGGACTTCCCAGTAAACGGATTGAGGAATTCGTGTGTCCTGAGGGCGGATGGACACTCGTAGAGACATCGTGCTTCTTGGTGTCCAACGCTTCCGGCAACTGGTTCGAAGGACAAAGCTTCTGCAAGGGTTTCGAAGCCTCGCTCGCTTCGGTGTCCAGTGATGTTCAGCAAGAGGCTCTCACAG GTTTGCTGACTGGAGACACCTGGATTGGTCTCAGCGATCTTCAAGGGGAACACACGTATTCTTGGGATGATGGATGTCCCCTCGAGTACTCCAG GTGGGCGAAAGGTGAACCAAGCAACTCAGGAAGTTTCTGGGTCTTCGGCGATAGTGAAGACTGCGTCGAGATGCGGCAGGAGGTCGGGTATCTGTGGAATGACGCTCACTGCGAGGACTCCAAGCT ATTCATGTGTAGTCGCCCAGCTGATCCAGcgcccaccaccactaccaccaccaccacaaccaccactacgACAACTACCACCACTCCAGCACCCGCCtgtgaggaaggatgggagattTACGGTCTGTCTTGCTACCGAGTGAGTGAAAATACGGCGTCCTGGACTGAGGCCAAAGATAGCTGCATTGGTCTCGGAGGCGTGTTGGCTTCCATCAGCAGCGAGGACGAGCAGACGTTCGTGAGCG GTCTGCTGACTCGCAGCGCCTGGATTGGTCTCAGCGATCGGAATACTGAAAACGAGTTTGCATGGGAGGACGAGAGCCAGTCTAACTATACAAG CTGGAAGGAAGGGGAGCCTAATAACCACCTAGCGTTCCTGACCTTTGGCGTGGGCGAGGACTGTGTCGAGATGAAACAGGAATACAGCTTCCTCTGGAATGATGAGAATTGCTCCGCGAACAGGGC GTTTGTGTGCGAACGACCTGCAGAGTAA
- the LOC125027375 gene encoding macrophage mannose receptor 1-like — MLRLSLLLATTLTLVLCRSLPSNRDEDLVCPDGWTLLESSCFLVSESSGNWFEGQNFCNSLEASLATVSSASQQEALSGMLNGDTWIGLSDLKEDHSYAWADGTPFDFLSWAEGEPSNSGTFWIFGESEDCVEMRQEFRYLWNDAHCDDVKRFSCSRPADPAPTTTTTTTTTTTTTTTTTTTTTPAPACEEGWEMYELSCYLVSEAVASWADAKGNCSVLGSVLASVTSEDEQAFVSGLLNRSAWIGLSDEEIEGEFSWEDGSPFDYDSFEEGEPNNSYLYLTLGVGEDCVEMKQEYAYRWNDELCPAERAFVCERPAE, encoded by the exons ATGTTACGACTCTCGCTGCTTCTGGCCACGACGCTCACG TTGGTGCTGTGCCGGAGTCTTCCCAGTAACCGGGATGAGGACCTGGTCTGTCCCGACGGATGGACGCTGCTGGAGTCCTCGTGCTTTCTGGTGTCAGAATCGTCCGGAAACTGGTTCGAAGGACAAAACTTCTGCAACAGCTTGGAGGCCTCGCTAGCCACTGTGTCCAGTGCTTCCCAACAAGAAGCGCTCTCGG GTATGCTGAATGGAGACACCTGGATTGGCCTCAGCGACCTCAAGGAAGACCACAGTTATGCATGGGCTGATGGAACTCCCTTCGATTTCTTAAG CTGGGCGGAAGGTGAACCCAGCAACTCGGGAACATTCTGGATCTTCGGCGAGAGTGAAGACTGCGTCGAGATGCGACAGGAATTCCGCTATCTGTGGAATGACGCTCACTGTGACGACGTTAAGCG ATTCTCGTGTAGTCGTCCAGCTGATCCAGcgcccaccaccactaccacaacaactaccaccaccaccacaaccaccaccaccacaactaccacCACTCCAGCACCCGCCtgtgaggaaggatgggagatgtACGAGCTGTCTTGCTACCTAGTGAGTGAAGCTGTCGCCTCGTGGGCGGACGCCAAAGGCAACTGCAGTGTTCTCGGAAGCGTGCTGGCCTCCGTCACCAGCGAGGACGAGCAGGCGTTCGTGAGCG GTTTGCTGAATCGCAGTGCCTGGATTGGTCTCAGCGATGAGGAAATTGAAGGAGAGTTTAGCTGGGAGGACGGCAGTCCTTTTGACTACGACAG CTTTGAGGAAGGAGAGCCCAACAACTCGTACTTGTACCTGACCCTCGGCGTGGGCGAGGACTGCGTCGAGATGAAGCAGGAGTACGCCTACCGCTGGAACGACGAGCTGTGCCCAGCTGAAAGAGC GTTCGTGTGCGAGAGACCGGCAGAGTAA